In Mucilaginibacter celer, one DNA window encodes the following:
- a CDS encoding glycoside hydrolase family 2 TIM barrel-domain containing protein, protein MKNKNYLFLLFAFLALVPGLVKAQDMSGKTVFNAAWGFHKGDINNNIGGLATETNWKTVDLPHDWSIEGPFSDEWASATGYLPGGIGWYKKSFAGNTAWKGKQVYIYFDGVYKNSEVWLNGHLLGKRPNGFIAFEYELTPYLNLTGKNTIAVKVDHSEFADSRWYTGSGIYRNVYLIVKDPVHIGPWDLAFTTPEVSAEKASAKVKVDITNSTKTAAIVSVNISLVDNKGKVASSLQKQVKVKVKPGKQQVDFEQQIISPQLWDTKNANLYQLKVVLNRNGKKVDEITQLVGIRSIRFDKDKGFFLNEKSTKLKGVCIHDDAGALGVAVPEEVWVRRLKILKDAGVNSLRLSHNPHADYLYDLCDKMGFLVMDEAFDEWEIGKNKWVAGWNVGTPSKNGYHEYFKEWADRDVHDMVLRSRNHPSIIMWSIGNEIDYPNDPYSHEVLNTGRNPQIYGKGYLPDHPAASGLTPIAKRLVKAVKDIDTTRPVTAALAGVVMSNEVGYPEVLDVVGYNYQEYRYPEDHKKYPNRIIYGSENGMQQQAWNAVDSNEYISAQYLWTGIDYLGEAGKWPQRSNGAGLIDLAGFKKPEYFFRQSLWADKPMVYIGARAITSTEDRGIWSHRTAEPTWNWQPGSKIKVDCFTNCQEAELFLNGKSLGKQKLSEARSRTPSWQVDYEPGELVVKGYNNGTEVSSNSIKTTSEAYQLKTIADNTTFGHKTKGLSQVEVYITDKDGNPVFAADDEITVSVTGPAKLLGLESGSTSSHESYQANQRKALHGRLLAYVQTNGTPGKVQVQFSAGKLKSSTVTLTAK, encoded by the coding sequence ATGAAAAATAAAAATTACCTGTTTCTGCTTTTTGCTTTCCTCGCGCTGGTTCCAGGTCTGGTAAAAGCCCAGGATATGAGTGGTAAAACCGTATTTAACGCGGCATGGGGTTTTCACAAGGGAGACATCAATAACAACATCGGCGGCCTCGCAACCGAAACAAACTGGAAAACGGTCGATTTACCACACGACTGGAGTATTGAAGGGCCTTTTAGCGATGAATGGGCAAGCGCCACAGGTTACCTGCCCGGAGGCATAGGCTGGTATAAGAAAAGTTTTGCAGGCAATACCGCCTGGAAAGGCAAACAGGTATACATTTATTTTGATGGTGTTTATAAAAACAGCGAAGTATGGCTTAACGGGCATTTATTGGGTAAACGTCCAAACGGTTTTATCGCTTTTGAATATGAGCTAACGCCGTACCTGAATTTAACCGGTAAAAACACCATCGCGGTAAAAGTTGACCATAGCGAATTTGCCGATTCGAGATGGTACACCGGTTCGGGTATTTATCGTAACGTTTACCTGATCGTTAAAGATCCGGTGCATATCGGGCCCTGGGATTTGGCTTTCACAACTCCTGAAGTATCGGCAGAGAAAGCCTCGGCCAAAGTTAAAGTTGATATAACTAACAGCACAAAAACAGCGGCCATCGTATCTGTAAATATAAGCCTGGTTGATAATAAAGGTAAAGTCGCCTCTTCTCTGCAAAAACAAGTAAAAGTAAAAGTAAAGCCGGGCAAACAGCAGGTTGATTTTGAGCAACAAATCATCTCGCCGCAATTGTGGGATACTAAAAATGCCAACCTGTATCAATTAAAAGTGGTGCTTAACCGCAATGGGAAAAAGGTTGATGAGATAACTCAGTTGGTAGGTATCCGCAGTATTCGTTTTGATAAGGATAAAGGCTTCTTTTTAAATGAAAAGAGCACCAAGCTGAAAGGCGTTTGTATCCATGATGATGCAGGCGCTTTGGGTGTTGCTGTTCCGGAAGAAGTTTGGGTGCGCAGGCTGAAAATATTAAAAGATGCGGGTGTAAACTCGCTCAGGTTAAGCCATAACCCGCATGCCGATTATTTGTATGATCTGTGCGATAAAATGGGTTTCCTGGTAATGGATGAAGCTTTTGACGAGTGGGAGATAGGCAAAAACAAATGGGTAGCCGGATGGAATGTTGGCACCCCATCAAAAAATGGTTACCACGAATATTTTAAAGAATGGGCTGATAGGGACGTGCATGATATGGTTTTACGTTCGCGCAATCATCCATCAATCATTATGTGGAGCATTGGCAACGAGATTGATTATCCTAACGACCCTTACTCCCACGAGGTGCTGAATACGGGCCGAAACCCGCAGATCTACGGCAAAGGATATCTGCCCGATCATCCGGCGGCAAGCGGTTTAACCCCGATAGCCAAACGATTGGTAAAAGCTGTAAAAGATATTGATACCACCCGCCCGGTAACCGCCGCGCTGGCCGGTGTAGTAATGTCGAACGAGGTGGGATACCCCGAGGTATTGGACGTGGTAGGTTATAACTACCAGGAGTACCGCTATCCGGAAGATCATAAAAAATATCCTAACCGAATTATTTATGGCAGTGAGAACGGCATGCAACAGCAAGCCTGGAATGCGGTTGATAGCAACGAATACATCTCAGCCCAATATCTGTGGACCGGTATCGATTACCTGGGTGAGGCCGGAAAATGGCCGCAACGCAGCAATGGCGCAGGTTTGATAGATCTGGCAGGCTTTAAAAAGCCCGAATACTTTTTCAGGCAGAGTTTATGGGCCGATAAGCCGATGGTGTACATAGGTGCACGGGCTATCACCAGCACCGAAGACCGCGGCATCTGGAGCCACCGCACCGCCGAACCCACTTGGAACTGGCAACCCGGCAGTAAAATAAAGGTGGATTGCTTTACCAATTGCCAGGAAGCCGAACTGTTTTTAAACGGTAAATCATTAGGCAAACAAAAACTAAGCGAAGCCCGTAGCCGCACCCCGTCATGGCAGGTTGACTATGAACCGGGCGAGTTGGTTGTTAAAGGTTATAACAACGGTACCGAAGTTAGCAGCAATAGTATCAAAACAACGAGTGAGGCTTATCAGCTTAAAACCATAGCCGATAACACAACTTTTGGCCACAAAACAAAAGGTTTGAGCCAGGTAGAGGTTTATATTACCGATAAAGACGGCAACCCTGTATTTGCGGCCGATGATGAGATTACTGTATCTGTAACAGGCCCGGCAAAATTATTGGGTTTGGAAAGTGGCAGCACCAGCAGTCATGAAAGTTACCAGGCGAACCAGCGTAAGGCCTTGCATGGGCGCTTGCTGGCTTATGTTCAAACTAACGGTACTCCCGGCAAGGTACAGGTACAATTTAGTGCCGGTAAGCTTAAATCATCAACTGTAACATTAACTGCAAAATAG
- a CDS encoding nuclear transport factor 2 family protein: MKKLVQNILAITIATVLINAFSLTSAKAQTTAFKPKDPQLFNTIAHMDSVMFNAFNNRKLDAMKTLFTPDVEFYNDGKGVTGYDATMAGFKGIFENKQAADLRRDLVKESLEVYPMPGYGAIEMGTHIFIHTENGQKIIGTMKFVHIWQLKDGQWKVARVVSVGH, encoded by the coding sequence ATGAAAAAATTAGTCCAAAATATACTCGCAATAACCATCGCAACCGTTCTCATTAACGCGTTTTCATTAACCTCAGCTAAAGCGCAAACCACTGCTTTCAAACCCAAAGATCCTCAACTATTTAACACTATTGCCCACATGGACAGCGTAATGTTTAACGCCTTTAACAACCGCAAACTCGATGCGATGAAAACCCTCTTCACTCCTGATGTTGAGTTTTACAACGATGGAAAAGGTGTTACCGGTTACGATGCGACCATGGCCGGCTTTAAAGGCATTTTTGAAAACAAACAAGCCGCCGACTTACGCCGCGACCTGGTAAAAGAAAGCCTGGAGGTATACCCCATGCCCGGCTACGGCGCTATTGAAATGGGTACCCATATTTTTATCCATACCGAAAACGGGCAGAAAATAATTGGCACAATGAAATTTGTACACATCTGGCAGCTAAAAGATGGACAGTGGAAAGTGGCGCGGGTAGTGAGTGTGGGGCATTAG
- a CDS encoding penicillin-binding protein activator LpoB, with product MKFNRIIAVAAIAFSGILINSCSRQVTRVSTDETIDVSGNWNNSDARMAADELTGKILGAAWIDTHMNEHQGKRPVVIVGFVQNKSHEHIDAETFLTDIESSFIQSQKVRLVQGGKKREELRAEKADQQTNATVSSMKKFGMENGADYILQGSINSIVDAHKRQKVVYYQVNLELTNIQTNEVVWIGEKKIAKYVKN from the coding sequence ATGAAATTTAACAGGATCATAGCAGTTGCTGCCATCGCTTTTTCAGGAATATTAATTAACTCATGCTCGCGCCAGGTTACCCGCGTAAGTACCGATGAAACTATCGACGTAAGCGGCAACTGGAACAACAGCGATGCCCGCATGGCTGCCGACGAGCTGACCGGCAAAATTTTAGGTGCCGCCTGGATAGATACCCACATGAACGAGCATCAGGGTAAACGCCCCGTGGTAATAGTTGGCTTTGTTCAAAACAAAAGCCACGAACATATTGATGCCGAAACTTTCTTAACTGATATTGAAAGTTCATTCATCCAATCGCAAAAAGTACGTTTGGTACAGGGCGGTAAAAAACGTGAAGAACTGCGTGCCGAAAAAGCCGACCAGCAAACCAACGCCACCGTATCGAGCATGAAAAAATTCGGTATGGAAAATGGTGCCGATTATATTTTGCAAGGCTCAATCAACTCCATTGTTGATGCCCACAAACGCCAGAAAGTGGTTTACTACCAGGTAAACCTCGAGCTTACCAATATCCAGACAAACGAAGTAGTTTGGATAGGCGAAAAGAAAATTGCCAAATACGTAAAAAATTAA
- a CDS encoding GNAT family N-acetyltransferase, whose translation MPADQITLRDATPADIETIAQLMTDMSYPTSLADMQARMEAIFAHPDYRTLLAVYNNEIVGLAGLQKGLYYEKNGNYLRVLAFVVKETARNLGVGKILVKAWEDYAAQQGLRTVLINSGNRDDRKIAHLFYKKMGYEIKSSGFVKSF comes from the coding sequence ATGCCCGCCGATCAGATAACGCTAAGAGACGCCACCCCGGCCGATATTGAAACCATAGCCCAGTTAATGACCGATATGAGCTATCCTACCAGCCTTGCCGATATGCAGGCCCGCATGGAAGCCATATTCGCCCACCCGGATTACAGAACTTTATTGGCTGTTTATAACAATGAAATTGTAGGCCTGGCCGGTTTACAAAAGGGTTTGTATTACGAAAAAAATGGCAACTATCTGCGCGTACTGGCTTTTGTGGTTAAGGAAACTGCCCGTAACCTTGGCGTAGGCAAAATATTGGTTAAAGCCTGGGAAGACTACGCCGCCCAACAGGGCCTGCGTACCGTGCTTATCAATAGCGGTAACCGGGATGACAGAAAAATAGCCCATCTTTTTTATAAAAAAATGGGCTACGAGATCAAATCATCTGGATTTGTGAAGTCGTTTTAA
- a CDS encoding RICIN domain-containing protein: protein MKNLSFLLVAICCLMAGCKKDNVVTNQPATTDETKPGNDIVTTDSTPASALKGVNWAADGDNFSDGILVLSGLASTDSYATVSSKADAVLTGIQTNTGANTLRIPVNYSTVSQTWWNSYTGVIDKALSKGMNVILGYWEANSSKDGKIDNTTEFWSMWQTIVTKYGGNAHVYFEIFNEPHGYTLSEWTTICAQWLSNYPSVPQGRILISGTSYSQDITGVGADSRFSGCLLSIHDYTFFSNGTLTTALQWENRFKGNIGAYSSRAVLTEFGIPMTGGKNYTGAINADQEIAYLQGLTNQVRAYTMGAVYWPGIRTGDSYAIQQLNGTGTSYTVSTTNASGLSRIKYAWGVGAGGTDAFYTGAYYRFLNMNSGQALDVNGASTANGAGIIQWPQNGGNNQQWIITNNGGGYYKITNRNSSQALDVNMSSTANGAGIIQYPWNGGNNQQWQLTSTGTGIYKVINRNSGKALDVNGASTANGANIIQYVYGGGNNQQWQIVQQ from the coding sequence ATGAAGAACCTGAGTTTTTTATTAGTAGCGATATGTTGTTTAATGGCCGGATGTAAGAAAGATAATGTTGTAACAAATCAACCAGCAACAACAGATGAAACAAAACCCGGAAACGATATCGTTACCACCGATTCGACACCGGCAAGCGCCCTGAAAGGCGTGAACTGGGCGGCAGATGGAGATAATTTTAGCGATGGTATATTGGTGCTGAGCGGATTGGCTTCAACAGATAGTTATGCCACCGTATCAAGCAAGGCCGATGCTGTTTTAACCGGCATCCAAACCAATACAGGTGCCAATACGCTGAGGATACCGGTAAACTATTCAACTGTATCACAAACCTGGTGGAATTCATACACCGGCGTTATAGACAAGGCGCTTAGCAAGGGGATGAACGTTATATTAGGCTATTGGGAAGCCAATTCATCCAAAGATGGAAAAATCGACAATACCACCGAGTTTTGGTCGATGTGGCAAACCATCGTAACCAAATATGGCGGCAATGCCCATGTGTACTTTGAAATTTTTAACGAGCCGCATGGCTACACTTTAAGCGAGTGGACCACCATTTGCGCCCAATGGCTAAGCAATTATCCATCGGTACCGCAAGGCCGCATCCTCATCAGCGGAACGTCATACTCGCAGGATATTACCGGGGTAGGTGCTGATAGCCGTTTTTCAGGCTGTTTGCTGTCGATACATGACTATACCTTTTTCAGTAACGGTACTTTAACAACCGCCCTGCAATGGGAAAACCGTTTTAAAGGCAACATTGGCGCTTACAGCAGCCGGGCAGTGCTAACCGAGTTCGGTATCCCGATGACGGGTGGTAAAAACTATACCGGGGCCATCAATGCCGATCAGGAAATTGCCTACCTGCAAGGTTTAACCAACCAGGTACGGGCATATACTATGGGCGCGGTTTACTGGCCGGGCATACGCACCGGCGATAGCTACGCCATACAGCAATTAAATGGCACAGGTACAAGTTATACCGTATCAACAACCAATGCATCGGGCTTAAGCCGAATTAAATATGCCTGGGGTGTAGGCGCGGGTGGTACCGATGCTTTTTATACCGGTGCATATTATCGCTTTTTAAACATGAATAGCGGTCAGGCTCTTGACGTTAACGGAGCTTCAACAGCAAACGGAGCAGGCATTATTCAATGGCCGCAAAACGGTGGTAATAACCAGCAATGGATCATAACCAATAACGGTGGGGGTTATTACAAAATAACCAACCGCAACAGCAGCCAGGCGCTCGATGTAAATATGAGCTCGACCGCTAACGGCGCCGGAATAATACAATACCCATGGAACGGTGGTAACAACCAGCAATGGCAGCTTACCAGTACCGGCACCGGTATTTACAAAGTCATTAACCGCAATAGCGGCAAGGCTTTGGATGTAAACGGTGCTTCAACCGCAAATGGAGCAAACATTATACAATATGTCTACGGTGGTGGTAATAATCAGCAATGGCAAATTGTGCAACAGTAA
- a CDS encoding COG3014 family protein produces the protein MFWLSGCATYNQSVAPYYKSVSAGNYTQAEKDLDGNSLIQKPRNKLLYLMEKGRISHLRGEYDNSNKYFNEADQLLDQGLGGASDAAVGVLLNSASQNYKGEDFEKFMIHYYKALNYIYLNQTDEAIVEARRITLQSQQQGDKFNNKDNRYTDDAFSLMLQGMLYEANNDVNNAFISYRNAAEIYLKSPDKTYYGTTIPVGLEQDVIRTAKLNGFTTEADEFEKTFGISYQPGKPSEGGDLIFFWENGLAPVKTQVNMFFSLIRNSDGDLFFSDAGGGIVVPFNYTGDRGKVNTKSVESLNVAYPKYVAQTPYYTSATITNNGQEAYLTQAENINELAFKTLQQRALKELGGILSRVAVKKMAEYSVRAAAKSDGKTNGWLEGLSYGIQLYSLLSEKADTRNWQSLPAYISYTRIPLQKGDNKISITLKNAQGASETKTINVQGTGRLQFYNFATLR, from the coding sequence ATGTTTTGGTTATCGGGCTGCGCCACCTATAACCAAAGTGTGGCACCTTACTATAAAAGCGTATCGGCCGGTAATTATACCCAGGCCGAAAAAGACCTCGATGGCAACAGCCTTATCCAGAAGCCGCGCAACAAGCTGTTATACCTGATGGAGAAAGGCCGCATCAGCCACCTAAGGGGCGAATACGATAACAGCAATAAATATTTTAACGAGGCCGATCAACTATTGGATCAGGGCTTGGGCGGCGCGTCTGACGCGGCCGTTGGCGTTTTGCTCAACTCCGCTTCACAAAACTATAAAGGCGAGGATTTTGAAAAATTCATGATCCACTATTATAAGGCGCTCAACTATATTTACCTGAACCAAACGGATGAAGCCATTGTTGAGGCCCGCCGTATTACATTACAATCGCAGCAACAGGGTGATAAATTCAATAATAAAGATAACCGCTACACCGACGATGCTTTTTCGTTGATGCTACAGGGAATGCTTTACGAGGCCAATAACGATGTTAACAACGCTTTTATATCATACCGTAATGCTGCCGAGATCTACCTCAAAAGCCCGGATAAAACTTACTACGGTACTACCATACCGGTAGGTTTAGAGCAGGACGTGATCCGCACCGCTAAACTGAACGGCTTTACCACCGAAGCCGATGAGTTTGAAAAAACATTCGGCATCAGCTATCAGCCCGGCAAACCATCAGAAGGCGGCGACCTGATATTTTTTTGGGAGAATGGTCTCGCGCCTGTTAAAACCCAGGTTAATATGTTTTTTAGTTTGATCAGGAACAGCGATGGCGATCTGTTTTTCTCTGATGCTGGAGGCGGTATTGTAGTCCCATTTAACTATACCGGCGACAGAGGGAAGGTAAACACCAAATCGGTTGAAAGCCTGAACGTGGCTTATCCTAAATATGTAGCTCAAACACCGTACTATACCAGTGCCACAATCACTAACAACGGGCAGGAAGCTTATTTAACCCAGGCCGAAAACATTAACGAACTGGCTTTTAAAACGCTTCAGCAACGTGCCTTAAAAGAACTGGGAGGGATCTTATCGCGGGTTGCCGTTAAAAAAATGGCCGAATACTCGGTAAGGGCCGCAGCTAAAAGCGATGGAAAAACCAATGGCTGGCTGGAAGGCCTGAGTTATGGTATACAGTTATACAGCTTGTTATCCGAAAAAGCCGATACCCGTAACTGGCAAAGTTTGCCGGCTTACATTTCCTATACCCGGATCCCGCTGCAAAAGGGGGATAATAAGATCAGTATTACGCTGAAAAATGCACAGGGTGCAAGTGAAACTAAAACCATTAATGTACAGGGTACAGGTAGGTTGCAGTTTTATAATTTTGCTACGTTGAGGTAA
- a CDS encoding glycoside hydrolase, translating to MMTFNSTIKKILPFAAALGLQIPLAIGQVKEVTIKIDLSKTYQTIDNFAASDAWSCQFVGNWPDAKRNQIADWLFSRETYADGSPKGIGLSMWRFNIGAGSTQQGDASGIKDEWRRAESFLNEDGSYNWQNQAAQVWFLKAAKQRGVNQFLGFNNSPPVQFTVNGKSYANGGKVNIAPGKYDAYAKFLADVVKGVEKTSGVKFNYISPINEPQWDWSDGGQEGAPYNNTEIAGVARAIDKEFTANKINSKILIGEAGSINYLFTKGDKPGKGSQISDFFKPGSANYIGDLPSVAKTIATHSYFSTSPMASSVKARTALADTVATVKGLNLWQSEYCILGDNAGEINGSRRDLGIDAALYLASVIHTDLAVANASAWQWWTAISAYDYKDGLVYVDRDKTDGNFYSSKMLWAMGNYSRFIKPGAIRVNAEASSTDKSLLVSAYKNAKNVVLVVVNTSANDVSADINGGNNKLKLVSSYLTSQNAELKAGKASVPKQIIPARSVITFTGTIN from the coding sequence ATGATGACATTTAACTCTACTATAAAAAAAATCCTTCCTTTTGCTGCTGCTTTGGGACTTCAAATCCCTTTAGCTATTGGGCAGGTGAAGGAGGTTACCATCAAAATTGATCTTTCAAAAACTTATCAAACCATTGATAATTTTGCTGCTTCAGATGCATGGTCGTGCCAGTTTGTGGGCAACTGGCCCGATGCCAAACGCAACCAGATTGCCGATTGGCTTTTTAGCCGGGAAACTTATGCCGATGGCTCACCAAAAGGGATCGGCCTGTCTATGTGGCGATTCAATATTGGCGCGGGCAGCACCCAGCAGGGAGACGCGAGTGGTATAAAAGACGAGTGGCGTCGTGCTGAATCGTTTTTAAATGAGGATGGTAGCTATAACTGGCAAAACCAGGCTGCTCAGGTGTGGTTTTTAAAGGCGGCGAAGCAACGTGGCGTGAATCAGTTTTTAGGATTTAATAACAGTCCGCCGGTGCAGTTTACGGTAAACGGTAAAAGTTATGCAAATGGCGGCAAAGTGAACATCGCGCCTGGTAAATATGATGCGTATGCTAAGTTTTTGGCCGATGTTGTGAAAGGCGTTGAAAAAACAAGCGGGGTTAAGTTCAACTACATCAGCCCGATAAACGAACCGCAATGGGATTGGAGCGATGGCGGGCAGGAAGGTGCACCTTATAATAATACCGAGATAGCAGGAGTAGCCCGCGCCATTGATAAAGAATTTACAGCGAATAAGATCAACTCAAAAATATTAATTGGCGAAGCAGGCAGCATTAACTATTTGTTTACCAAAGGTGATAAACCCGGAAAAGGCAGCCAGATCAGCGATTTTTTTAAACCCGGTTCTGCAAATTACATTGGCGATCTGCCATCGGTAGCCAAAACCATCGCTACGCATAGCTATTTCAGTACCTCGCCAATGGCTTCATCGGTAAAAGCCCGTACTGCTTTGGCTGATACGGTTGCTACCGTTAAAGGCCTCAACTTGTGGCAATCAGAATATTGCATTTTAGGCGATAATGCAGGTGAGATAAATGGAAGCAGGCGTGACCTCGGTATTGATGCGGCTTTATACCTCGCATCGGTTATCCATACCGATCTCGCGGTGGCCAATGCCTCTGCCTGGCAATGGTGGACGGCTATTTCGGCTTATGATTATAAAGACGGATTAGTTTATGTAGATAGAGATAAAACCGACGGCAATTTTTACTCCAGCAAAATGCTTTGGGCTATGGGCAACTACAGCCGCTTCATTAAGCCCGGAGCAATAAGGGTTAACGCTGAAGCCTCATCAACAGATAAGTCTTTGTTGGTATCGGCTTATAAAAATGCTAAAAACGTTGTTTTGGTGGTGGTAAACACTTCGGCAAATGACGTTAGCGCGGATATTAATGGAGGAAATAATAAACTAAAACTGGTATCATCCTATCTCACATCGCAAAATGCCGAACTGAAAGCAGGCAAGGCATCGGTACCAAAACAAATTATCCCGGCCCGCTCGGTAATCACTTTTACCGGAACTATCAATTAA
- a CDS encoding glycoside hydrolase family 35 protein has protein sequence MKFIKLLSLFFFLLVTGRLAAQDAKHTFALSDTAFLLDGKPFQIISGEMHYTRVPREAWRQRMKMAKAMGLNTIGTYVFWNVHEPQKGHYDFSGNHDIAEFVKIAKEEGLWVILRPSPYVCAEWEFGGYPYWLEKEEGLQVRSKEPKYLDAYHKYIMEVGKQLAPLQINHGGNVLMVQIENEYGSYGADKDYLALNRKMFIEAGFDGQLYTCDPEAAIKDGHLPGLLPAINGVDNVAKVKKLIDENHGGKGPYFIAEWYPAWFDWWGTAHHTVPAEKYVGPLDSVLTAGISINMYMFHGGTTRGFMNGANFNDQNPYEPQISSYDYDAPLDEAGNPTDKYMKFREVIKKHLPAGVTLPEVPAAKPSEAIPTIRFTQTFGLFDHLPKAVLHAAPQTFEDLNQAYGFALYRTTVTGGKTATLKIDGLRDYGIIYLNGKRAGILDRRLKQDSLQITLPKGKVKLEILVENLGRINFGPYLLKNKKGITGKVTLNGTEVKNWYSYGLPLNTLNLAGKGLQITGGKPVIKKAVFDLKKPVDTYLDLSKWGKGTVWLNGHNLGRYWNVGPQQTVYAPVEWLKAGNNEIEVLELIKTDQNVLPSLAKPVLSELKK, from the coding sequence ATGAAGTTTATAAAACTGTTATCCCTTTTCTTTTTTCTATTGGTAACCGGTAGGCTCGCGGCCCAGGATGCGAAACATACCTTCGCGCTAAGTGATACTGCTTTTTTGCTGGATGGTAAACCTTTCCAGATCATTTCGGGCGAGATGCATTATACCCGCGTGCCCCGCGAGGCCTGGCGCCAGCGTATGAAAATGGCTAAGGCTATGGGTTTAAATACCATAGGTACTTACGTTTTCTGGAACGTGCACGAACCGCAAAAAGGCCACTACGATTTTAGTGGCAACCATGATATTGCCGAGTTTGTGAAAATAGCCAAAGAGGAAGGGCTCTGGGTAATTCTTCGCCCAAGCCCTTATGTGTGTGCCGAGTGGGAATTTGGAGGCTACCCATACTGGCTCGAGAAAGAAGAGGGGCTGCAGGTACGCAGTAAAGAGCCTAAATACCTCGACGCCTATCATAAATACATAATGGAGGTGGGCAAACAACTGGCTCCACTACAAATAAACCACGGCGGCAACGTTTTAATGGTACAGATAGAGAACGAATACGGATCGTACGGTGCTGATAAAGATTATCTCGCCCTGAACCGTAAAATGTTTATCGAAGCCGGTTTTGACGGCCAGCTTTATACCTGCGATCCTGAGGCTGCTATTAAAGATGGTCACTTGCCGGGTTTGTTGCCTGCTATAAACGGGGTTGATAACGTAGCCAAAGTGAAAAAACTCATCGATGAAAATCATGGCGGCAAAGGCCCTTATTTTATTGCCGAATGGTATCCGGCCTGGTTTGATTGGTGGGGAACAGCCCACCACACCGTTCCGGCCGAAAAATATGTTGGTCCGCTTGATTCAGTGCTTACTGCCGGGATCTCGATCAATATGTACATGTTTCACGGTGGTACAACCCGCGGTTTCATGAACGGTGCAAACTTTAATGATCAAAACCCTTACGAGCCGCAGATCAGTAGCTATGACTATGATGCGCCGTTGGATGAAGCCGGTAACCCTACCGATAAGTATATGAAATTCAGGGAAGTGATCAAAAAACACCTGCCCGCTGGTGTAACCCTGCCCGAAGTTCCGGCCGCTAAACCATCCGAAGCTATCCCGACTATCCGTTTTACACAAACATTCGGTTTGTTTGATCATCTGCCAAAAGCGGTTTTGCATGCAGCGCCCCAAACTTTCGAGGATTTGAACCAGGCTTATGGTTTTGCTTTATACCGCACTACGGTTACCGGTGGCAAAACGGCCACGCTTAAAATAGATGGCCTGCGCGATTATGGCATTATTTACCTGAACGGTAAACGTGCGGGCATCCTCGACAGGCGTTTGAAACAGGATAGCCTGCAAATTACGCTGCCTAAAGGCAAAGTTAAACTGGAGATTTTGGTGGAGAACCTTGGCCGCATCAACTTTGGCCCATATCTGCTTAAAAACAAAAAAGGTATTACCGGCAAAGTTACTTTGAATGGTACCGAAGTAAAAAACTGGTATAGCTACGGTTTACCGTTAAATACTTTAAACCTTGCCGGGAAAGGCCTGCAAATAACCGGGGGCAAACCGGTAATTAAAAAAGCGGTGTTTGACCTGAAGAAGCCGGTTGATACCTATCTTGATTTGAGTAAATGGGGCAAGGGTACGGTTTGGTTAAATGGACATAACCTTGGTCGTTACTGGAATGTTGGTCCGCAGCAAACGGTTTATGCACCGGTGGAGTGGCTGAAGGCCGGTAATAATGAGATTGAGGTTTTGGAGTTGATTAAAACCGATCAGAATGTTTTGCCTTCGCTTGCGAAGCCTGTTTTGAGTGAGTTGAAAAAATAG